The following proteins are co-located in the Fusobacteria bacterium ZRK30 genome:
- the secG gene encoding preprotein translocase subunit SecG, producing MATFLTVILFILAISLIVLVIIQPDRSKGMSGGIGTGATNSIFGVHDDGGPLAKATEFVAAGFLIVALLLYLVS from the coding sequence ATGGCTACATTTTTAACGGTAATTTTATTTATACTTGCTATCTCTTTAATTGTTTTAGTAATTATTCAACCTGACAGAAGTAAGGGTATGAGTGGTGGAATCGGAACTGGTGCTACCAATAGTATTTTTGGTGTACACGATGATGGTGGACCCCTAGCTAAAGCTACTGAATTTGTAGCAGCTGGATTTTTAATAGTAGCATTATTACTATATCTAGTAAGCTAA